The Acidimicrobiales bacterium genome window below encodes:
- a CDS encoding glycosyl hydrolase, with product MIGEDLRRGRAPARARHRTPVAAGLLVLAVGVLALGPYAGGDVVHADDEGDALPSVHAGGVPLGVYVGPGDPRSVADFATATGTRPSLASDYLPGGDGWAGMVMRAPLARFLAPWDGSRYRLVLGVPLVPTARGRAVGTLAAGAAGRYDAEFTTLAESLAFYGQGDAIVRLGWEFNAPWYPWGVANTAGAADYAAYFRHVVTAMRSVPGTSFRFVWNATPGPSPFDLAAAYPGDGYVDFVGLDLYDQIWGMPQDPNLVWSHFLTEANGLRWLSSFADAHHKAAVIPEWGVTIRSDGHGLGDDPLFVARMAGWVTTHDVAFTSYFGFDAPDGRHDILDGAFPNSLTAFEHSFATAHAVAVAGPGPGPGPGEADVNPTRASR from the coding sequence ATGATCGGCGAGGACCTGCGCCGGGGGCGAGCGCCGGCGCGGGCCCGCCACCGGACGCCGGTGGCGGCGGGCCTGCTGGTGCTGGCGGTAGGGGTGCTGGCCCTCGGCCCGTACGCGGGCGGCGACGTGGTGCACGCCGACGACGAGGGGGACGCCCTCCCGAGCGTGCACGCCGGCGGGGTGCCCCTGGGTGTGTACGTGGGCCCCGGTGACCCCCGGTCGGTCGCCGACTTCGCCACCGCCACCGGCACCAGGCCCAGCCTGGCGTCGGACTACCTGCCGGGTGGTGACGGGTGGGCCGGCATGGTGATGCGGGCGCCGCTGGCACGCTTCCTGGCGCCGTGGGACGGCAGCCGGTACCGGCTCGTTCTCGGCGTGCCCCTCGTCCCGACCGCCCGGGGCAGGGCGGTCGGGACGCTGGCCGCCGGCGCCGCCGGTCGCTACGACGCCGAGTTCACCACGCTGGCCGAGTCCCTCGCCTTCTACGGCCAGGGGGATGCCATCGTGCGCCTGGGGTGGGAGTTCAACGCCCCGTGGTACCCGTGGGGGGTGGCGAACACCGCCGGCGCCGCCGACTACGCCGCGTACTTCCGGCACGTGGTCACCGCCATGCGCAGCGTCCCGGGCACCTCGTTCCGGTTCGTCTGGAACGCCACGCCCGGCCCCTCGCCGTTCGACCTCGCCGCCGCCTACCCCGGGGACGGCTACGTCGACTTCGTGGGCCTCGACCTCTACGACCAGATCTGGGGCATGCCCCAGGACCCCAACCTCGTGTGGTCGCACTTCCTGACCGAGGCGAACGGTCTGCGGTGGCTGTCGTCGTTCGCCGACGCCCACCACAAGGCCGCGGTGATCCCCGAGTGGGGCGTCACCATCCGCTCGGACGGGCACGGCCTCGGCGACGACCCGCTGTTCGTGGCCCGTATGGCGGGCTGGGTCACCACGCACGACGTCGCCTTCACGAGCTACTTCGGGTTCGACGCGCCCGACGGCCGGCACGACATCCTGGACGGCGCCTTCCCGAATTCCCTGACCGCCTTCGAGCACTCGTTCGCCACCGCCCACGCCGTCGCCGTCGCCGGCCCCGGCCCCGGCCCCGGCCCCGGCGAAGCGGACGTCAACCCGACACGAGCGTCGCGGTGA
- a CDS encoding DUF6629 family protein, with amino-acid sequence MCFSPQADLVGGIAISAIGVDAVRHVRRRRGHLAMAALPLILGAHQLDEAFVWWWQQGHVPSDVGRVALWVYLLIAFVVLPIFVPLAVVQLEPTRSRRWVMAPFVAVGVVVAAVLFAAMVRGPVGVSEHPYHLAYELQLGGGLAIVSLYVVATCGALLASGYRHVLLFGLVNVVAIAVIAKLTVDGFASVWCGWAAVTSAAIALHMRFAKPGRQPAPSALT; translated from the coding sequence GTGTGCTTCTCCCCGCAGGCCGACCTCGTCGGTGGGATCGCCATCAGTGCCATCGGTGTCGACGCCGTTCGCCACGTGCGCCGGCGCCGTGGCCATCTGGCCATGGCGGCCCTGCCGCTGATCCTGGGGGCGCATCAGCTCGACGAGGCCTTCGTGTGGTGGTGGCAGCAGGGCCACGTCCCGTCCGACGTCGGCCGGGTGGCGCTGTGGGTCTACCTCCTGATCGCCTTCGTCGTGCTGCCGATCTTCGTCCCGCTGGCGGTCGTGCAGCTCGAGCCGACGCGCAGCCGCCGCTGGGTCATGGCACCCTTCGTCGCCGTCGGTGTCGTCGTCGCCGCGGTGCTCTTCGCGGCCATGGTGCGGGGGCCCGTGGGGGTGAGCGAGCATCCCTACCATCTCGCCTACGAGCTGCAGCTCGGCGGGGGGCTCGCCATCGTCAGCCTGTACGTGGTGGCCACCTGCGGCGCCCTGCTCGCCTCGGGGTACCGCCACGTCCTGTTGTTCGGCCTCGTCAACGTCGTCGCCATCGCCGTCATCGCCAAGCTGACCGTCGACGGGTTCGCCTCGGTGTGGTGCGGGTGGGCGGCGGTCACGAGCGCGGCCATCGCCCTGCACATGCGCTTCGCCAAGCCCGGCCGGCAGCCGGCTCCCTCCGCCCTCACCTGA